A window of Streptomyces armeniacus contains these coding sequences:
- a CDS encoding alpha-ketoglutarate-dependent dioxygenase AlkB family protein, whose amino-acid sequence MNALIPRPRTRPAPGAVHVPGWLSAEEQRHLVRACREWAGGPVPIRHTRLPRGGVMSVRTVCLGWHWQPYRYTRTADDVNGGRVAEFPGWLGDLGRRALADEYEDPRAGETYAPDTALVNFYDGQARMGMHQDKDERTGDPVVSLSIGDTCVFRFGNTETRGRPYTDVELASGDLFVFGGPSRFAYHGVPKVLPGTGDPATGLASGRLNITLRVTGLT is encoded by the coding sequence ATGAACGCGCTGATCCCGCGCCCGCGCACGCGGCCCGCGCCGGGTGCCGTGCACGTGCCGGGCTGGCTGTCCGCCGAGGAGCAGCGGCACCTGGTCCGCGCGTGCCGCGAGTGGGCGGGCGGGCCGGTGCCCATCCGGCACACGCGGCTGCCGCGCGGCGGCGTCATGTCCGTACGGACGGTGTGCCTGGGCTGGCACTGGCAGCCGTACCGCTATACGCGCACCGCCGACGACGTGAACGGCGGCCGCGTCGCGGAGTTCCCCGGCTGGCTGGGTGACCTGGGGCGGCGGGCGCTCGCCGACGAGTACGAGGACCCGCGGGCGGGCGAGACGTACGCGCCGGACACCGCGTTGGTCAACTTCTACGACGGCCAGGCCCGTATGGGCATGCACCAGGACAAGGACGAGCGGACCGGCGACCCGGTGGTGTCGCTGAGCATCGGCGACACCTGCGTCTTCCGCTTCGGCAACACCGAGACCCGCGGCAGGCCGTACACGGACGTCGAGCTGGCCTCCGGCGACCTCTTCGTCTTCGGCGGCCCGTCCCGCTTCGCCTACCACGGGGTGCCGAAGGTGCTGCCCGGCACCGGAGACCCGGCGACGGGGCTGGCGAGCGGGCGGCTGAACATCACGCTCCGCGTCACCGGCCTGACCTGA
- a CDS encoding ABC transporter ATP-binding protein: MTTAVAHPRTGGSGGRTAVAAAGRQVVKAYGSGETRVVALDRVDVDIAAGAFTAIMGPSGSGKSTLMHCLAGLDSVSSGQIWVGDQEITSLKDKKLTRLRRDRIGFIFQAFNLLPTLNAVENITLPMDIAGRKVDREWLGRVVETVGLGERLKHRPTELSGGQQQRVAVARALAARPEIIFGDEPTGNLDSRAGAEVLSFLRRSVDELGQTMVMVTHDPVAASYADRVLYLADGRIVDEMFRPSAEAVLDRMKHFDTFGRVS, encoded by the coding sequence GTGACAACGGCTGTAGCGCATCCCAGGACCGGGGGCAGTGGAGGTCGTACGGCCGTGGCCGCCGCGGGGCGGCAGGTCGTGAAGGCGTACGGCTCGGGGGAGACCCGCGTCGTCGCGCTCGACCGGGTGGACGTCGACATCGCCGCCGGCGCCTTCACCGCGATCATGGGGCCGTCCGGTTCCGGCAAGTCGACGCTGATGCACTGCCTGGCGGGGCTCGACTCGGTGTCCAGCGGGCAGATCTGGGTCGGCGACCAGGAGATCACCTCGCTCAAGGACAAGAAGCTGACCCGGCTGCGAAGAGACCGGATCGGCTTCATCTTCCAGGCGTTCAACCTGCTGCCCACGCTCAACGCCGTCGAGAACATCACGCTGCCGATGGACATCGCCGGCCGCAAGGTCGACCGGGAGTGGCTGGGCCGGGTCGTCGAGACCGTCGGGCTCGGGGAGCGGCTCAAGCACCGCCCGACCGAGCTGTCCGGCGGCCAGCAGCAGCGGGTCGCCGTCGCCCGTGCCCTCGCCGCACGGCCGGAGATCATCTTCGGTGACGAGCCGACCGGGAACCTGGACTCGCGGGCCGGCGCCGAGGTGCTGAGCTTCCTGCGCCGCTCGGTCGACGAGCTGGGCCAGACAATGGTGATGGTGACGCACGACCCGGTGGCCGCCTCGTACGCGGACCGGGTGCTGTATCTGGCGGACGGCCGGATCGTGGACGAGATGTTCCGCCCGTCGGCCGAGGCCGTGCTGGACCGGATGAAGCACTTCGACACCTTCGGGAGGGTGTCGTGA
- a CDS encoding LysR family transcriptional regulator, whose protein sequence is MSAPDPVAYPTALLDTTMDQLRTLLAVYDTGTALSAARLLGREQSSVQKQLDTLNRNLGSLYGEPLVLKRGRGRNVRFTGTGEALVELARSTLNDWLDGMHANHHRLARTLSIGSTRYTLGYLLNAVELVNDGFEQDGVELKMSHVRTGDLLDRLRSGELDLACGSVLTTEDDEDDRLADFEVLEWRRSGLSLVTNLDGPQLPGSRLGVTELPKVPLVVSSRGLISGFLKGWFGDEYRRTLNVAAEIDAVHYGFDLLRSGAVRGCMLVTEGIGEAVAEGWLPEASGLRTAELVDDSARRSRVLVGVFARRGERVRHGPDHPLSQLWDALARVDSSWRAEMGEPSPPPRCGVEQPTADARHPQDRQHADDAADAHDADDADDADDAERELRPRRAASAPGS, encoded by the coding sequence ATGTCGGCACCAGACCCGGTGGCGTACCCCACCGCCCTGCTGGACACCACCATGGACCAGCTGCGCACCCTGCTGGCCGTGTACGACACGGGCACCGCGCTCAGCGCCGCGCGCCTGCTCGGACGCGAACAGTCCAGCGTCCAGAAGCAGTTGGACACCCTCAACCGCAACCTCGGATCCCTCTACGGCGAGCCGCTCGTCCTCAAGCGCGGCCGCGGCCGGAACGTACGCTTCACCGGCACCGGCGAGGCGCTCGTCGAGCTGGCCCGCAGCACACTCAACGACTGGCTGGACGGCATGCACGCCAACCACCACCGGCTGGCCCGCACCCTGTCCATCGGCTCCACCCGCTACACCCTCGGCTACCTGCTGAACGCCGTCGAGCTGGTCAACGACGGTTTCGAACAGGACGGTGTCGAGCTGAAGATGTCCCACGTGCGCACCGGCGACCTGCTGGACCGGCTGCGCTCCGGCGAACTCGACCTGGCCTGCGGCAGCGTGCTCACCACGGAGGACGACGAGGACGACCGGCTCGCCGACTTCGAGGTGCTGGAGTGGCGGCGCAGCGGGCTGTCCCTGGTGACCAATCTGGACGGGCCGCAGCTGCCCGGCAGCCGCCTCGGGGTCACCGAACTCCCCAAGGTGCCGCTGGTGGTGTCGTCGCGCGGGCTCATCTCCGGCTTTCTGAAGGGGTGGTTCGGCGACGAGTACCGCCGCACGCTCAACGTCGCCGCCGAGATAGACGCCGTGCACTACGGCTTCGACCTGCTGCGCTCGGGCGCCGTACGCGGCTGCATGCTGGTCACCGAGGGCATCGGCGAGGCCGTCGCGGAGGGCTGGCTGCCGGAGGCATCGGGGCTGCGTACGGCGGAGCTGGTCGACGACAGCGCGCGGCGCTCCCGCGTACTGGTCGGCGTCTTCGCCCGGCGCGGCGAACGGGTGCGGCACGGGCCGGACCATCCGCTGTCGCAGCTGTGGGACGCGCTGGCCCGGGTGGACTCCAGCTGGCGCGCGGAGATGGGCGAGCCGAGCCCGCCGCCCCGCTGCGGGGTGGAACAGCCGACGGCGGATGCACGGCACCCGCAGGACCGGCAGCACGCCGATGACGCCGCTGACGCGCATGACGCCGATGACGCCGATGACGCCGATGACGCCGAACGCGAGCTACGACCCCGGCGCGCCGCCAGCGCACCGGGGTCGTAG
- a CDS encoding YwqJ-related putative deaminase: MADVSAADGLVPNVPAGAVPPPDAPASAAGGVPGGAPAAPVLRHRRDGILPAVAAVLSVRGAKLTCTGSKGDQPAELHPLVRDFLDTLGTGLRERHDGRCPEAVLLSRFLTSTEESRKSRRAARKPLSHSEAKRALKHAKLTARRIREDGDPLHGSYAPPCRSCATLLDHFGVRAVAPGPEEVR, translated from the coding sequence GTGGCGGACGTTTCCGCGGCGGACGGTCTCGTACCGAACGTTCCCGCCGGGGCCGTTCCCCCGCCGGACGCTCCCGCATCCGCCGCCGGCGGTGTCCCCGGCGGCGCCCCCGCCGCGCCCGTCCTGCGGCACCGCCGCGACGGTATCCTCCCCGCGGTGGCCGCCGTCCTCTCCGTACGCGGCGCCAAGCTCACCTGCACCGGCAGCAAGGGCGACCAGCCGGCCGAACTCCACCCGCTCGTACGGGACTTCCTGGACACCCTCGGCACCGGCCTGCGCGAGCGCCACGACGGCCGCTGCCCCGAAGCCGTCCTCCTCTCCCGATTCCTCACCTCCACCGAGGAGTCGCGCAAAAGCCGGCGCGCCGCGCGCAAGCCCCTGAGCCACAGCGAGGCGAAGCGCGCGCTCAAGCACGCCAAGCTGACCGCCCGCCGTATCCGCGAGGACGGCGACCCGCTGCACGGCAGTTACGCGCCGCCCTGCCGCTCCTGCGCGACCCTGCTCGACCACTTCGGCGTACGAGCCGTCGCCCCGGGCCCGGAGGAGGTCCGTTGA
- a CDS encoding SUKH-3 domain-containing protein encodes MTLPYERASATRFPVSVDAALRTAGWWPGRWDMRQAEEWADALRAYASPGGHVHAVFPAAVEVWAEFGGLDIAPAGPGQELAPTALRVDPLRGLHAARTLSDLGRALDTEIAPLGAEADDTALLAIDTEGRVYGLDHTGDWYLGPGIDAALGTLVGGLRPARLTVP; translated from the coding sequence TTGACCCTCCCGTACGAGCGCGCGTCCGCCACCCGCTTCCCAGTCTCCGTGGACGCCGCGCTGCGCACCGCGGGCTGGTGGCCCGGCCGTTGGGACATGCGGCAGGCGGAGGAGTGGGCGGACGCCCTGCGCGCGTACGCCTCGCCCGGCGGCCACGTGCACGCCGTCTTCCCCGCCGCCGTCGAGGTCTGGGCGGAGTTCGGCGGCCTGGACATCGCACCCGCCGGCCCAGGCCAGGAGCTGGCGCCGACGGCGCTGCGCGTCGATCCGCTGCGGGGCCTGCACGCCGCCCGCACCCTGTCCGACCTCGGCCGCGCCCTGGACACGGAGATCGCCCCGCTGGGCGCGGAGGCCGACGACACGGCGCTGCTCGCCATCGACACGGAGGGCCGGGTCTACGGCCTCGACCACACCGGCGACTGGTACCTCGGCCCCGGCATCGACGCCGCCCTCGGCACCCTGGTGGGCGGCCTGCGCCCGGCCCGGCTCACGGTCCCGTAG
- a CDS encoding SRPBCC family protein, which translates to MPRFSMAQTLSTAVPQVFEYLADPRNMPEWNSGVAEVEDRRVPARLGARYRYRFPGRHRFHHLECCAYRSPSLLAFRGERMWTPLGTQTVAYTFRVRAAARGSTVEATVDVRVQGGMLLLLPVITLGWRRDLPVDLKRLRDTLDPAAADQPAAAWRGYVEPGTPRPLRAEQPAARTEVHRVPARLEPGGRVGPEAA; encoded by the coding sequence ATGCCGAGGTTTTCCATGGCTCAGACTCTGTCGACCGCAGTCCCGCAGGTGTTCGAGTACCTCGCCGATCCGCGCAACATGCCCGAGTGGAACTCGGGCGTGGCCGAGGTGGAGGACCGCCGGGTCCCCGCGCGGCTCGGCGCGCGCTACCGCTACCGCTTCCCCGGCCGGCACCGCTTCCACCATCTGGAGTGCTGCGCGTACCGCTCGCCGTCGCTGCTCGCGTTCCGCGGCGAACGGATGTGGACACCGCTGGGCACGCAGACCGTCGCGTACACCTTCCGGGTACGGGCGGCGGCGCGCGGCAGCACGGTCGAGGCGACGGTCGACGTACGGGTGCAGGGCGGCATGCTCCTGCTCCTCCCCGTCATCACGCTCGGCTGGCGCCGCGACCTCCCCGTCGACCTGAAGCGGCTCCGGGACACGCTGGACCCGGCCGCGGCGGACCAGCCCGCGGCGGCGTGGCGCGGCTACGTCGAACCGGGCACGCCGCGGCCGCTCCGCGCCGAGCAGCCTGCCGCCCGCACCGAGGTGCACCGCGTGCCCGCACGGCTGGAGCCGGGGGGCCGCGTCGGGCCGGAGGCGGCCTGA
- a CDS encoding FMN reductase — protein sequence MQQPLKIVVVTAGLSEPSSTRLLADRLAEATARHVATEVRTVELRGLATAIAHNLVTGFPGAELREALDAVAEADALIAVTPVFTGSYSGLFKSFFDVLDNTALIGKPVLIGATGGTARHSLVLDHALRPLFAYLRALTVPTAVYAASEDWGSGGDARTGGLAERIERAGEELAGLVRRTGTAERTEAAGRTAGPGRTDAEVPGLEDELVPFEEQLAALRV from the coding sequence ATGCAACAGCCGCTGAAGATCGTCGTGGTGACGGCCGGACTCAGCGAGCCGTCGTCCACGCGCCTGCTCGCCGACCGGCTCGCGGAGGCGACCGCCCGGCACGTGGCCACCGAGGTGCGGACCGTCGAACTCCGCGGCCTGGCCACGGCCATCGCGCACAACTTGGTCACCGGGTTCCCCGGCGCGGAGCTGCGCGAGGCACTGGACGCCGTGGCGGAGGCGGACGCCCTCATCGCGGTGACGCCCGTGTTCACCGGGTCCTACAGCGGGCTGTTCAAGTCGTTCTTCGACGTCCTCGACAACACGGCGCTCATCGGCAAGCCCGTGCTCATCGGGGCGACGGGCGGCACCGCGCGCCACTCGCTGGTCCTGGACCACGCCCTGCGCCCGCTGTTCGCGTACCTGCGCGCGCTGACCGTGCCGACGGCCGTGTACGCGGCCTCCGAGGACTGGGGCTCCGGCGGCGACGCCCGTACGGGCGGGCTCGCCGAGCGCATCGAGCGCGCGGGCGAGGAGCTGGCCGGGCTGGTGCGGCGTACGGGGACGGCGGAACGTACGGAGGCGGCGGGCCGTACGGCGGGCCCGGGCCGTACGGACGCCGAGGTGCCCGGGCTGGAGGACGAGCTCGTGCCGTTCGAGGAGCAGCTGGCCGCGCTGCGGGTGTGA
- a CDS encoding ABC transporter permease, whose translation MTVLKTSLRNFAAHKGRMVLSAIAVLLSVAFVCGTLVFTDTMNSTFDKLFSATSADVTVSPKGAKDEQEQPKSGKPASLPAGTLDKVKQAEGVKAAEGVVSSMSVTVVDKDDKNMGSSTGAPTIAGNWTSNDRRSMQITSGHAPRGPTEIMVDADTADKHGLKLGDELRTIAATGDRTAKISGIATFEVTNPGAAIVYFDTGTAQKFLLGDSGKFTNVAVTAEGGVPDKELKRNVSGALGAGNFTYETQQEAADANQQEVGSFLDVMKYAMLGFAGIAFLVGIFLIVNTFSMLVAQRTREIGLMRALGSSRKQVNRSVLFEALLLGVLGSVLGVGAGVGLAVGLMELMGSMGMNLSTSELTVKPFTPVLGLVLGIVVTVLAAYLPARRAGKVSPMAALRDAGTPADGRAGAVRAVLGLLLTGGGLAALYAASQADKAASGSMMLGLGVLLSLLGFVVIGPLLAGVVVRVLSVVVLRMFGSVGRLAERNALRNPRRTGATGAALMIGLALVACLSVVGSSMVASATEELDKSVGADYIIQSDTGQPITPAAAEKMRKTPSLEHVSDYKLVDAELRTADGRKTDAKDVTAASPTYAEDLRVETVAGTLSDAYGANAMSVNEDFAKKYKLGLGDKLTVDFKDGRTGQIAVRAITTSDTSLESGALFMSLATAERYVPKDRMPLNQMMFGKAKEGQEEAAYAALKAELKPYPQYKVRDQADFKQNLQDQVGQMLNMVYGLLALAIIVAILGVVNTLALSVVERTREIGLMRAIGLSRRQLRRMIRLESVVIALFGALLGLGLGMGWGATAQKLLALEGLKVLEIPWPTIIMVFFGSAVVGLVAALVPAFRAGRMNVLNAIATE comes from the coding sequence GTGACCGTCCTCAAGACCTCCCTGCGCAACTTCGCGGCGCACAAGGGCCGCATGGTCCTCAGCGCTATAGCCGTGCTGCTGTCGGTGGCGTTCGTCTGCGGCACGCTGGTGTTCACGGACACCATGAACTCGACGTTCGACAAGCTGTTCTCGGCGACCTCCGCGGATGTCACGGTGTCCCCGAAGGGCGCGAAGGACGAGCAGGAGCAGCCGAAGAGCGGCAAGCCCGCCTCGCTGCCCGCCGGCACGCTCGACAAGGTGAAGCAGGCGGAGGGCGTGAAGGCCGCCGAGGGCGTCGTGTCCAGCATGAGCGTGACCGTCGTCGACAAGGACGACAAGAACATGGGCTCCTCGACGGGCGCCCCGACCATAGCCGGCAACTGGACCAGCAACGACCGCCGGTCCATGCAGATCACCTCCGGGCACGCGCCGCGCGGGCCGACCGAGATCATGGTCGACGCCGACACCGCCGACAAGCACGGCCTGAAGCTGGGCGACGAGCTGCGCACCATAGCGGCGACCGGCGACCGTACGGCGAAGATCTCCGGGATAGCCACGTTCGAGGTCACCAACCCCGGTGCCGCGATCGTGTACTTCGACACCGGCACCGCCCAGAAGTTCCTGCTGGGCGACTCCGGGAAGTTCACGAACGTCGCCGTGACCGCCGAAGGCGGCGTGCCGGACAAGGAGTTGAAGCGGAACGTCTCGGGCGCGCTCGGCGCCGGCAACTTCACGTACGAGACGCAGCAGGAGGCGGCCGACGCGAACCAGCAGGAGGTCGGCTCGTTCCTGGACGTCATGAAGTACGCCATGCTCGGCTTCGCCGGGATCGCGTTCCTCGTCGGCATCTTCCTGATCGTGAACACCTTCTCGATGCTGGTCGCGCAGCGCACCCGGGAGATCGGCCTGATGCGGGCGCTGGGGTCCAGCCGCAAGCAGGTGAACCGCTCGGTGCTGTTCGAGGCGCTGCTGCTCGGCGTCCTCGGCTCGGTGCTGGGAGTCGGCGCGGGCGTCGGGCTCGCCGTCGGGCTGATGGAGCTGATGGGCTCCATGGGGATGAACCTGAGCACGTCCGAGCTGACGGTGAAGCCCTTCACGCCCGTACTCGGTCTGGTGCTCGGCATCGTCGTCACCGTCCTCGCCGCGTACCTGCCGGCACGCCGCGCCGGCAAGGTGTCGCCGATGGCGGCGCTGCGGGACGCGGGCACGCCGGCCGACGGCCGCGCGGGCGCCGTACGGGCCGTGCTGGGCCTGCTGCTCACCGGCGGCGGGCTGGCGGCGCTGTACGCGGCGTCGCAGGCCGACAAGGCGGCGTCCGGTTCGATGATGCTGGGCCTGGGCGTGCTGCTCAGCCTGCTCGGGTTCGTCGTGATCGGCCCGCTGCTGGCGGGCGTCGTGGTGCGGGTGCTGAGCGTGGTCGTGCTGAGGATGTTCGGCTCCGTGGGCCGCCTCGCCGAGCGCAACGCGCTGCGGAACCCGCGCCGTACGGGCGCCACGGGCGCGGCGCTGATGATCGGGCTGGCGCTGGTGGCCTGCCTGTCGGTGGTCGGCTCCTCGATGGTCGCCTCGGCCACGGAGGAGCTCGACAAGTCGGTCGGCGCGGACTACATCATCCAGTCCGACACCGGCCAGCCGATCACCCCGGCCGCCGCGGAGAAGATGCGCAAGACGCCGAGTCTGGAGCACGTCAGCGACTACAAGCTGGTCGACGCCGAACTGCGCACCGCCGACGGCCGGAAGACCGACGCGAAGGACGTCACGGCGGCCTCTCCCACGTACGCCGAGGACCTGCGGGTGGAGACCGTGGCCGGCACGCTCTCCGACGCGTACGGCGCGAACGCCATGTCCGTCAACGAGGACTTCGCCAAGAAGTACAAGCTCGGGCTCGGCGACAAGCTGACCGTCGACTTCAAGGACGGCCGCACGGGGCAGATAGCGGTCCGCGCCATCACCACGAGCGACACGTCCCTGGAGAGCGGCGCGCTCTTCATGAGCCTGGCCACGGCGGAGCGCTACGTGCCGAAGGACAGGATGCCGCTGAACCAGATGATGTTCGGCAAGGCGAAGGAGGGCCAGGAGGAGGCGGCGTACGCGGCGCTGAAGGCCGAGCTGAAGCCGTACCCGCAGTACAAGGTGCGGGACCAGGCGGACTTCAAGCAGAACCTCCAGGACCAGGTCGGGCAGATGCTCAACATGGTCTACGGACTGCTGGCCCTCGCGATCATCGTGGCCATCCTCGGCGTCGTGAACACGCTGGCCCTGTCCGTTGTCGAACGCACCCGGGAGATAGGTCTCATGCGGGCGATCGGCCTGTCGCGGCGGCAGCTGCGCCGGATGATCCGGCTGGAGTCGGTGGTCATCGCGCTGTTCGGCGCGCTCCTCGGCCTCGGCCTGGGCATGGGCTGGGGCGCCACGGCGCAGAAGCTGCTGGCGCTGGAGGGCCTGAAGGTGCTGGAGATCCCGTGGCCGACGATCATCATGGTGTTCTTCGGCTCCGCGGTCGTCGGCCTGGTGGCGGCGCTGGTCCCGGCGTTCCGAGCGGGCCGGATGAACGTCCTGAACGCCATCGCCACGGAGTGA
- a CDS encoding LLM class flavin-dependent oxidoreductase: protein MQFGIFTVGDVTTDPTTGRAPSEHERIKAMVAIALKAEEVGLDVFATGEHHNPPFVPSSPTTMLGHIAARTERLLLSTSTTLITTNDPVKIAEDFAMLQHLADGRADLMMGRGNTGPVYPWFGQDIRQGIPLAIENYALLHRLWREESVDWEGRFRTPLQGFTSTPRPLDGVPPFVWHGSIRSPEIAEQAAYYGDGFFANNIFWPRDHFIRLIRLYRDRYAHYGHGDPEQAVVGLGGQVFMRRNSQDAVREFRPYFDNAPVYGHGPSLEEFTEQTPLTVGSPQEVIDKTLTFRESFGDYQRQLFLMDHAGLPLKTVLEQLDMLGEEVVPVLRREFAAGRPANVPDGPVHAAAAGGTAAAA from the coding sequence GTGCAGTTCGGGATCTTCACCGTCGGCGACGTCACCACCGACCCCACCACCGGCCGCGCGCCGTCGGAGCACGAGCGGATCAAGGCGATGGTGGCGATCGCGCTGAAGGCCGAGGAGGTCGGCCTCGACGTGTTCGCGACCGGTGAGCACCACAACCCGCCCTTCGTGCCGTCCTCGCCGACGACCATGCTCGGCCACATCGCCGCGCGCACCGAGCGGCTGCTGCTGTCCACCTCCACGACGCTGATCACGACCAACGACCCGGTCAAGATCGCCGAGGACTTCGCGATGCTCCAGCACCTGGCCGACGGCCGGGCCGACCTGATGATGGGCCGCGGCAACACCGGCCCCGTCTACCCCTGGTTCGGCCAGGACATCCGCCAGGGCATCCCGCTGGCCATAGAGAACTACGCGCTGCTGCACCGGCTGTGGCGCGAGGAGTCGGTGGACTGGGAGGGCCGCTTCCGTACGCCGCTGCAAGGGTTCACGTCCACGCCGCGGCCGCTGGACGGCGTGCCGCCGTTCGTCTGGCACGGCTCGATCCGCAGCCCGGAGATCGCCGAGCAGGCCGCGTACTACGGCGACGGCTTCTTCGCGAACAACATCTTCTGGCCGCGCGACCACTTCATCCGGCTCATCCGGCTCTACCGCGACCGGTACGCGCACTACGGCCACGGCGACCCGGAGCAGGCCGTCGTCGGGCTCGGCGGGCAGGTGTTCATGCGGCGCAACTCGCAGGACGCCGTACGGGAGTTCCGCCCGTACTTCGACAATGCGCCCGTGTACGGGCACGGGCCGTCGCTGGAGGAGTTCACCGAGCAGACGCCCCTCACCGTCGGCAGCCCGCAGGAGGTCATCGACAAGACCCTGACCTTCCGCGAGTCCTTCGGCGACTACCAGCGGCAGCTGTTCCTCATGGACCACGCCGGACTGCCGCTGAAGACCGTGCTCGAGCAGCTCGACATGCTCGGCGAGGAGGTCGTGCCGGTGCTGCGCCGCGAGTTCGCCGCCGGCCGCCCCGCGAACGTGCCCGACGGCCCCGTGCACGCCGCGGCCGCGGGCGGAACGGCGGCCGCCGCATGA
- a CDS encoding DUF2267 domain-containing protein — protein sequence MQWNDLVQQVRTLGQYTTDAEAERVLRTVLSLFGGHVTGDERSELARRLPHEAAALLTAQVPATRPLTARAFVDVTAERLEGATPATARWDVSTVLSTVAVLAGDELADRVLAALPRGYALLFGRAELAPAA from the coding sequence ATGCAGTGGAACGACCTTGTGCAGCAGGTCCGCACGCTGGGGCAGTACACCACCGACGCCGAGGCGGAGCGCGTCCTGCGCACCGTCCTCTCACTCTTCGGCGGCCACGTCACCGGTGACGAGCGCAGCGAGCTGGCGCGGCGGCTTCCGCACGAGGCCGCCGCCCTGCTGACCGCGCAGGTCCCCGCCACCCGGCCGCTGACGGCGCGCGCGTTCGTCGACGTCACCGCGGAACGCCTCGAAGGCGCCACCCCGGCGACCGCGCGCTGGGACGTCAGCACCGTCCTCTCCACCGTCGCCGTCCTTGCGGGCGACGAGCTCGCCGACCGTGTCCTTGCCGCCCTCCCGCGCGGCTACGCGCTCCTCTTCGGCCGCGCCGAACTCGCCCCCGCCGCCTGA